In Papaver somniferum cultivar HN1 chromosome 1, ASM357369v1, whole genome shotgun sequence, a genomic segment contains:
- the LOC113338942 gene encoding extensin-1-like: protein MATIGTSMASSIIISLVVLLSLTFPFQAIASRYLYDTPPTPSYTPPPVYTTPTPAYTPPPVYTPPTPAYTPPPIYTTPPTPAYTPPPVYTPAPTPSYTAPPVYTPAPTPAYTAPTPAPTPSYTPPPVYTPPPTPSYTPPPVYAPPPTPVYTPPPVYSPPPTPAYTPPPTPAYTPPPTLAYTPPPVYVPPSTPA from the coding sequence ATGGCAACAATAGGAACATCAATggcttcttcaatcatcatctctTTAGTAGTTCTGCTATCTCTTACTTTTCCTTTTCAAGCAATAGCAAGTCGTTATTTGTATGATACACCACCAACCCCATCTTACACACCTCCACCAGTTTACACGACTCCCACCCCGGCTTACACGCCTCCACCAGTTTACACGCCTCCCACCCCAGCTTACACGCCTCCACCAATTTACACGACTCCTCCTACCCCAGCTTACACGCCTCCACCAGTTTACACACCTGCTCCAACCCCATCTTACACGGCTCCACCAGTTTACACGCCTGCTCCAACCCCAGCTTACACTGCTCCCACGCCTGCTCCCACCCCATCTTACACGCCTCCACCAGTTTACACGCCTCCTCCGACACCATCTTACACGCCTCCACCAGTTTACGCGCCTCCTCCTACACCAGTTTACACGCCTCCACCAGTATACTCCCCTCCTCCCACACCAGCTTACACGCCTCCTCCCACACCAGCGTACACGCCTCCTCCTACCCTGGCTTACACGCCTCCACCAGTTTACGTGCCTCCTTCCACCCCGGCTTAG